The Pelomicrobium methylotrophicum genome contains the following window.
GTCCCACGACCACGATAACGACCTGACATCGCTTCAGCGCCGACGCCTGCTGCAAGGGCTCGCCGCGCTACCATTCGCCGGCCTGGCCAGCATACCGGCCGACGTGCTGGCGCAGCAGTACCCCACAGCCAAGGTCAACACCACCAAGCTGGCCGTCACCGACACCGAGGTGACCGTGGGCCAGCTCCACTCTGCCACCGGCACCATGGCCATAAGCGAGACCGGCTCGATTCAGGCCGAACAGCTGGCCATCGACCAAATCAACGCGACGGGCGGCGTGCTCGGCCGTAAGATCAAGGTGATCAAGGAGGACGGCGCATCCGACTGGCCCACCTTCGCCGAGAAAAGCAAGAAGCTGCTCGTCAACGACCGTGTCGCCGCTGTGTTCGGCTGTTGGACCAGCGCGTCGCGCAAGGCGGTACTGCCGATCTTCGAGAAGGAGAACGGATTACTGTACTACCCGACCTTCTACGAAGGCCTTGAGCAGAGCAAAAACGTTATCTACACCGGTCAGGAGGCGACGCAGCAGATCCTCTGGGGCCTGGACTGGGCGGCCAAAGAGAAGAACGCTAAAACCTTCTTCCTCATCGGAAGCGACTACATCTGGCCGCGCACTAGCAACAAAATCGCGCGCGCCCACATCGAGCGCGTCGCCAAGCTCGGTAAGGTGGTCGGCGAGGAGTACTACCCGCTGGGTCATACCAACTTCAACTCACTGATCAACAAAATCAAGGTTGCTAAGCCCGACTGCATTTACGCCATCGTTGTCGGCGGCTCCA
Protein-coding sequences here:
- the urtA gene encoding urea ABC transporter substrate-binding protein codes for the protein MSHDHDNDLTSLQRRRLLQGLAALPFAGLASIPADVLAQQYPTAKVNTTKLAVTDTEVTVGQLHSATGTMAISETGSIQAEQLAIDQINATGGVLGRKIKVIKEDGASDWPTFAEKSKKLLVNDRVAAVFGCWTSASRKAVLPIFEKENGLLYYPTFYEGLEQSKNVIYTGQEATQQILWGLDWAAKEKNAKTFFLIGSDYIWPRTSNKIARAHIERVAKLGKVVGEEYYPLGHTNFNSLINKIKVAKPDCIYAIVVGGSNVAFYKQLKAAGITGDKQFLLTISVTEDELLGIGGENAEGFYACMKYFQSLDNPNNKKFVATFKAKYGAKSVIGDVTQAAYLGPWLWKMAVEKAGSFDIDKVVAASPGIEFKEAPEGYVRIHKNHHLWSKARIGQIQADGQFKVVAESPNLIEPNPFPKGYQ